GGATGTGCAAGCGCGGCAACGCGTTCAGCTTACCGGTACTAATAGATCGTGAGGCTTACCCAAATCCTCTCTCCCCTATGAAACTAATATAGTTTCGGGCTTTGATGAACCGGATCGGCGCGCTGAACCGCACCACCCCGGGAGAAGCCCAACCATATTTGTCTTGGTGGCCTTGGAGGAGGGGACACACCCGATCCCTTTCCGAACTCGGCAGTTAAGCCCTCCATCGCCAATGATACTGCGATCTTAATCGTGGGAAAGTAGGTCGCCGCCAGGACAATTTCTTCAAAAAAGGCCCCTCAAAATGAGGGGCCTTTTCACGTTTGCAGAACCTTACCGTTGACCCGGAAGGCGCTTCGAAGCACACTGACCTTGGACGGAGCCACGTATGCCGCATCTCAAGGTCATCCCCATCAATCGCGCGGACCAGACGCGCCGCCGCCTCACCCAGGCAATGGGAACGGTCCTGGCGCGGGTCGGTTTCGAGGCCGCGACCGTGGATTTGGTGATCGCCGAGGCAGGGCTGAAACGCGGCGATTTCTACCGCTACTTCACAAGGCTGTCCCAGTTGGTGGCGGCCTATGCCCACAGCGGGGCTTTCTGGCCCAACGCCGGCGACCTTATCGGCCGAGATCGCGAGAAATTGCGCCGCATGAGCCCGGATCAGCTGGTGGCGGCCTTCTTCAAGCGCACCCTCCGGCTTTTGCTGGATCGGCCGGAGAGCCTGGCGATCATGGCCTGGGAGGCGCTTTCCCGCAATGATCTCAGCCGGGCCCTGGAGGGGGTGCGTGAGCGCTCCGCCCTGGAGTTTTTCGAGCTCATGGAGCAGGATCCCCCTGTGGACGTGGACGTGACGGCCCTGGTGCTCTTTCTCGCCGGCGGAGTGAACTTCCTGGCCGTGCGCTCCCTGGTGACGGGTTGCGTGGGCGGGGTGGATCTCGTGTCGCCGGCGGGATGGGCGCGTATTGAGGAAACCATAGACTTGATCGTCAGGCGGACCCTGGCTCACGGGCCGAGCTAGAGGCCGTCTCTCACGGAGTTTTTCCATCGTGTCCTATTCCTTTGTTCTTTTTGATTTCGACGGAACGCTGTGCGACAGCGCGGAGGGCATCATCCAAGGCATGAACCTGACCTTTGCGGCCCAGGGGCGGCCGCGCCCCTCGGATGATGCCGTGCGCGGCGTCATCGGCCTGCGCATTGAAGAGTGCTTCCTGCGGCTCTGCCCGGATCTCGCGCCCGAGGACATCCCCACCTGGATCGCTATCTATCGGGAGGAGTATCTCAGCCGGGGGCATCTCCTGAACCGCCTGTTTCCTGGCGTGGAGGAGACGCTGGCCGGGCTGAAGCGCCGGGGCGTGATTGTGGGGGTGGCCAGCAACAAAGGTCAGCCGGGCCTTGAGCGCGCCGTGGAGAGCCTGGGGATCGGCGCCTATTGCGACCTGTTGGCGGGGGCACGAACGGACCTGCCTCGCAAGCCCGATCCCGGCTTCTACCGCTCATGCATCGCGCCGTCCCTGCCCGGCATCGCGCCGGACCAGGTGCTTATGGTTGGGGACACGTCTACGGACCTACGTTTTGCCTCCAACGTGGGTATGCCCGCCTGCTACGCGGCCTGGGGTTATGGGAACAGGGAGGAGTGTCTAGCGCTACGTCCTCGGTACGTGAGTGAGTCCCCGGCCTTGCTGGCAGGCATCTGGAAATGAAAATGGCCGCCCGGGAGGACGGCCTTCAAAGCGCGACTGAGCCGCGTTACTTCTTCTTGCCCCGCTTGGTCCAGAGTTTCATGTCCTTCATCTTTTTGCGGCGCTCACGCTGGAGCGACTTGCAGACCAGAGGGAAGTTCTTCTTGTAGCCGAACTTCTCCCTATACTCCGCCGGGGTCAGGTCATGGCTGCCCAGGTGTTTCTTGGTCAGAATCTTGAACGACTTGCCGCAGACGCAGCAGATGATCGACTTTTCGCGTACCGACTTCTGGGGATCGCAGGCCAAGCCTTCCTCGGCCTGGGGTTCGCCACCCTCGGCGATGGCCTGAATGCCGTGCGCCAGTTTGCGGACCATGGAGGTGATCTCTTCCTCGGTCATGGTGCGGACGCTGGCTTGGGCTTTCACGATCTCCAAAGCTTCCTTCAAATAATCTTCCATGCGTTTCTCCTTGGGTGTCGGGAAAAAAGAGCAAGTCGGCTGCATGGCCCTTTACAGGGTCATCAACGTGAACCCACTTTCTGCATTTTGCATAGTTTTTTTTTTTTTACAAGTCATTTTCCTGCAACGTAGTTCCGTACTGCGTGCATGACGAACGCAGTGTCCATGGTCGCGTCCGTATGCCTTCAAAATAGTGATCCACGCTGAAACGTTGACGTTTCCATCAAGGAAGGGGGCACGTCTCAGACTTTGACTTTTCGAGCAGAATACGCCTCGTCAGAGAGAGGGAGACGGGAAAAACACGAAAATCGGCGAGTCGGACGGCGCTTGATTCCATGTCTCCGTTGCATTATGTTTTTTGTGCGCGGCAAGGAGGTTGTATGGACGCGAACAAGGACAACATTCTTCATATGGATGGCTACCGGAGGTCGGAGGCGGCGCCCGCCGGAGAGACCTCCCGGACCGGACGTGATTTCGGCAAGCTTGCGCTTGTGCTGGCGCTTCTTTCCCTCGTGCTTGTCGTGATCTTTTTTTTCGGCCTGAGCAGCAACCTCAAGGGAATTTCCGAGGAAATGCGGCAGGTGGCCAACTTGAAAACCGAGCTGGCTGCGGTACAAGCCCAGATGGCCCTGGTGCAGAGCCAGCCCACGGAAGGATCGCGTAAACTGCTGGTCAACGCGATGATCGAGGACATGGCCCAGAAAGCGGACTTTCTCGGTGGCATGATCCAGAATGAGGAGCAGGCTCGCCGCATGGCCCAGGTGCAGGAATCCTTGCGTCAGATTCAACTGGAACTGGCGCATTAGCATCAGCCGTCATTGTTTGGATAAGGGGGGCGAATCGCCCCTCTTTTTTTTGCTCAATGCACGTATTCGTCCGAGAGTTCTTGACGATACAGTATTCATAGCATATTTGATCAGTTGTGAACAGTAATGAACAACAATCTTCCGACACGAGGCGCGCCACCTTCATCAGCCTGCGCGAAGTGGGGCGCAGGCTCGGCATTCCACCCTCCACCATCGTTTACTACAAGGACCGTTTCAGCCGTTTCATACCATCCGCCGGTGGCGCGGGGCGGAGGCGTCGCTACCCGTCAGAATCTTTGGAATTGTTCAGGAGGATACGCGAGATGTTCGAGAACAACTGGTCCGTCGAGCAGATCGAACAGGAGCTGACCGCCTGTCGCGGTGAGCTTTTCGACGCCGGGAAGTTGGAAGGGGCGGAGGCTGGAAGCGCGGCCGATGGAGGCGCCACTCGGATCGCGGCGCTATTGGCCAAGATGTCCGATGTTCTGGAGAATCAGGCCTTGTTTCGGGGCGAGATCCGTTCTTTGCGCGACGAGGTCGCGTCCTTGCGCCAGGAACGTGATGTGGCTGAAGCCCATCAGAGGGAGAAGGTTGCGGAATTGGAGCGCGAGATTGAGCGGCTGCGTTTGCTGGCCGACGGCCGTAACCGGAATGACTCCCTCGACTTTCCACCTTCGGAATATTTGGATCTGCCGTTGGTGATCCGCACGGGGCTGGGAGAGTATCTCGGCGTCTTGGGGCGGAACAGCAGAGCTTTCGGGCTCAAGGACTTCGTTGCCCTGTTGGAGCGGTCGACGGACCGAGGGGAAGCCGTGGATCTGCGCTGGCGGCGCGAAGGTGACGCGGAATGGAGGTTGGCGGTAGTTGCCGCTGTCGATTCCGATGATACGCGGCGCATCGTCCTGTCCACTGCTCGAACCGTGACGCCCAGCGGCAACGCGGTCGTTCGGGTGCTCAAGCTCACGATCAACGATCAGGACGCGCCAGATTCCTTGTTGTTGAGCCTTTTCCGACAGATTCGCGAGAGTTTCGAGGGGTAAAAAAAACATGGTTTTTCCCGCAATTCTCTCTAGAAAAAATCTTGATCGATCCTTGCTTTTTTGATTATATGTCCAGGAGTCTCATGGTAACATGGGGGTGGGTGTTATGCCGCAGGTTGCTGCCCGGATCTCGCAAGATCATGAAAAGTGGCTCAAGGACTATTTCAAGACGAAAAGCGCTGGGGCGGAGTTCATCCTGCCTTGGGCCGTGGACATCTTCTTCAAGTCCATCCGCGGCGTGTCCTCCGACTTCTCGGTGGCCGAACTGAAGACCATTCTGGAAGCCCACCGCGACGTGAAGCTGCTGCCCAACCAGTCCAAGCAGGCTTATCTGCTGTTGCGCGTCGAGGAGGCCTGCCAGGAGCACAACGTGCATATCCAGCACGGCGCCAGCAAGAACAACCTGGAAGTGAAGCTGCGTCGACTCACGGACCTCCAGGCCACGGCCTTGATGATCTGGGCCACGGCCTACTGGACGAGCAAGGTCTGGAACGGTGTCTCCGTGGAAGATTACGTCAAACTGTCCATCGCCTGAGCCTCCCCGTCCCATTTCCTTTTCCATTCCCGTGACCGGGCGGCGGCGCGGTTGACCGCGTCGGACCGCGCGGCTATTGTTTTTCCCCGTCAGCGAGACCCTGTGGAGTGCACCATGTATCTCGTACCCAGCATCCTGACCATCGCCGGTTCCGATTCCGGCGGCGGCGCGGGCATTCAGGCCGACCTGAAGACGATCACCGTGCTTGGCGGCTATGGTCTGTCCGTGATTACCGCCCTGACGGCCCAGAATACCAGGACCGTGGCCGGCATCGAAGCCCCCAGTCCGGAGTTCGTGGCCTTGCAGCTGAAGACCGTGCTCACGGACATCCCCGTGGCCGCGGCCAAGACCGGTATGCTTTTCTCCGCCCCGATCATTCGTGCCGCAGCCCCGTTCCTGGCACGCAAAAACTTCCCCTTGGTGGTGGACCCGGTCTGTGTGGCCCAGACCGGAGCCAAGCTCCTGGAGGATGACGCGGTTGCGGCCATGCTTGAGCGCATTTTTCCGGTGGCGGACCTGCTCACCCCGAATATCCCCGAGGCCGAGCTGTTCACCGGCATGACCATCCGGGGGCCCGAGGACATTTGCCGGGCCGCCGAGAAGCTTCTGGATCTGGGCCCCAAGGCCGTGTTGATCAAGGGCGGCCATTTGGAATCCCTGGCCGCCACGGACTGGTACGCCGCCCCGGATCAGAAATCCCTCCCCCTGATCCAGCCGCGCGTGAACACCCGCAGCCTGCACGGCACTGGCTGCACGTTGTCGGCGGCCATCGCCACTGGCCTGGGCCAGGGATTGGACATGCTTTCGGCCATCCGCGCGGCTCAGCGCTACCTCAACCTCGGCCTGCGCAGCGCCTTCCCCTTGGGCGGCGGGGCCGGGCCGGTGAACCACTTGGCGCCCCTGTTCAAGGAGCGGGCCCGACGCGGCGTACTGGAAAGCCTGGCCGAAGCCGGCCCCCGTCTGGCCACCCTGCGCGGCCTAGCCCGAGTTGTGCCGGAGTCGTCCATGAATCTGGCGTTGGCCGTGCCCCACGCCGACGCGGTGGACGAGGTGGCGGCCTATTCCGGCCGCATCACGGCCACCCGGCGGGGCGAGATTCTCATCTCGGGCTGCCCGGAGTTCGGCGCGGCCCCGAATCTGGCCCAGGTTCTTCTGGCCGCCCGGAGACACAATTCCGAGGCCGCCTGCGTCCTGACGTTGCGCCTGGACGACTCCGTGGCCGGGGCTCTGGAACGGGCCGGATTGGTGGCGGCTTGGTTCGATCGGGCCGAGGAGCCTGGTTATCTCAAGGACCGCGAAGGCAGCATCCTGGAGTGGGGGACGTATGAGGCCCTGGCCCGGCATCCGGAGCCCGCGGCCGTGGACGCGGTCTGCGATCGGGGGGAAGTGGGTAAGGAACCTCAGGCCCGGCTTTTGGGCGAGGACGTGGATGATCTCTTGCGCAAGCTTGGCCTGCTGCTCACGGAGCTGGCGCGCTGATTTTCAAACTGTTGGCGCTGATATCCTTCCGGTTGACAGTCGAAAACGCCCTGTCGTAATGTTTCGAGCTTTTGGCGAGAGTGGCGGAATTGGTAGACGCACTGGACTTAGGATCCAGCGGCTTGGCCGTGGGAGTTCGAGTCTCCCCTCTCGCACCACAGATGGAAGGACAGCCGGCCGCGACGCGGCGTTTCACCCTGGAGGAGGACAATAGGCTATGAAGTACGATGTTCAGGACATTTCCCCGGTCGAGCGGAAGATCTCGGTCACGGTTCCGGCCGAGGAAGCCAACGCGGCCATTCTCACCACCATCGCCCTCTACAAGACCAAGTACGACGTGAAGGGCTTCCGCAAGGGCAAGGCCCCGGCCAGCGTCATAGAGGGCAAGTTCCGCGGCCAGATATACAATGAGGCAACCACGGACCTCATCAACTATCACATCAACGACATCCTCAACCAGCTCAAGCTCACGCCCATGTCCCGCATCAACGTGGATGCGGGGCTGCTCGCCCGCGACGAGGAGTTCACCTACACCTTGGGCTTCGAGATCGCGCCCCAGTTCGACCTGCCCACCTACATCGGGCTGGACGTGGACGAGGAGCGCGTGGAGGTCAAGGACGAGGAGGTGGCCGAGGTCGAGCGCCGCATCCTGGACAACCAGGCCAAGCCCAAGGTCATTTCGGACGTGCGTGAGCCCAAGGACGGCGAGATCGTCACCGTGAGCTTCGGCGCCTACCGCGACGGCGAGGTGATTTCCGGGATCAAGGCCGAGAATTTCGAGCTGACCCTGGGCGAGGGCCAGGCCCTGCCCGAGTTCGAGGAACTCATCAAGACCCTGACCACCGGCCAGAGCGGCGAGAAGGACATCACCTTCCCGGCCGACTTCATCAATACCGAGCTGGCCGGCCAGACCGTGACCATGAAGATCACCCTGCACGCGGTGAAGGTCAAGGAACTGCCGGAGATGGGCGACGACGTGGCCAAGAAGGCCGGTTTCGAGAACGTCGAGAAGATGCGCGAGGCCATCCGCCAGTCCTACCAGGAGAGCCGCAAGCAGCTACACAAGTCCGCAGCTCAGAAGAAGCTTCTGGACGGGCTGGTCAAGCTCCTGGATTTCCCCCTGCCGCCGTCCCTGGTTGAAGACCGCATCGACCGCCTGATCAAGGATCTGGAATACCGACTGGATCGCAAGGGCAAGAATCTGCTGAGCCTGGGCAAGACCATGGAGCAGTTGCGCGAGGAGTATCGCGTCGAGGCCGAGCAGAGCGCTCGGGCAGAGCTGCTGCTCCTGGCGGTGGCCGATAAGGAAGGCCTCTCGGTGAATCCGCAGGAGCTGGACGCGGCCCTCAACCGTCTGGCCATGCAGACCCGTCAGGACTTCATGGAGCTGAAGCGCTACTACGAGGAAAACAACCTGGTGGTGGCGCTCAAGGATCGCCTGCTCATGGACAAGGCCATGGAGTTCATCTACTCCAAGGCCCAGCGCCGCGAGATCGACCCCGTCCAGGCCGAGTCCGCCGACGAGTCCGAGTCCAAGCCCAAGAAGCGCGTCGCCAAGAAGGCCCCCAAGGCCGAGTAGCGCCGAGACGATTCCGGCGGCCGGACCTGCTGGTCCGGCCGCCGTCCATTTTTCGCACAGAGCGCGTCCGGGCCTTGCGCCCGCTGTCCCGAGGTCTTATCATGGGAACCGCGAGGCCGTGTCCGGACTCAAGTTCCCCGGCGTTTCCGCCGATGTGCCTGAAGAAGGCCGAAGGCCCCGCGTCACCTCAAGGAGAGCACATGCCCACGATCCCCATCGTCATCGAAACCACCGGCCGCACCGAACGGGCGTACGACATCTATTCCCGCCTGCTCAAGGACCGCATCATCCTCCTGGGCAGCTCCGTCGACGACCATGTGGCCAGCCTCATCTGCGCCCAGCTCCTGTTCCTGGAGTCCGAGGACCCGGACAAGGAGATCTACATGTACATCAACTCCCCGGGTGGCGTCGTGACCGCCGGGCTGGCCATCTACGACACCATGCAGTACATCTCCCCGCCGGTGGCCACCCTCTGCATGGGCCAAGCCGCGAGCATGGCCGCGTTGCTGCTGGCGGCTGGGGCCAAGGGCATGCGTTACGCCCTGCCCAACAGCCGCATCCTCATCCATCAGCCGCTGGGCGGAGCCCAGGGGCAGGCCACGGACATCGACATCCAGGCCCGCGAGATCCTGCGCATGCGCCGCGACCTGAACCAGATTCTGGTCAAGCACACCGGCCAGGACATCAAGAAGATCAACCAGGACACCGAGCGCGACTATTTCATGCGCCCGGAAGAGGCCCTGGCCTACGGCATCATCGACAAGATCATGAACTCGCGCAACGAGCTGCAACCCGCCGAGACCAAGCAAGGATGACCTCATGACCATGAAGAAAGGAACCAGCGGCGCCCCGGACCTGAGCTGCTCGTTCTGCGGCAAGAGCCAGAGCGACGTCCAGCGCCTCATCGCCGGGCCCGACGTGTACATCTGCGACGAGTGCGTGAGTCTGTGCAACGACATCATGGCCCAGGAGACCGTCAGCGAGGAGTTCGAGGACGGGCGTCTTCTGCCTCCTCAGGAACTCAAGGCGCTGCTGGACCAGTACGTCATCGGGCAGGACTACGCCAAGAAGATCCTCTCCGTGGCCGTGCACAACCACTACAAGCGCGTGTTCTACGCCGGGGCCCTGACCGACGACGTGGAGATCGACAAGAGCAACATCCTGCTCATCGGTCCCACCGGCTCGGGCAAGACGCTCTTGGCCCAGACTCTGGCCCGCATTCTCAAGGTGCCCTTCGCCATCGCCGACGCCACCACCCTGACCGAGGCGGGCTATGTGGGCGAGGATGTGGAGAACATCCTGGTCCAGCTCCTGCAGAACGCGGACTACGACATTGAGTCCGCCTCCCGGGGCATCATCTACATCGACGAGATCGACAAGATCGCGCGCAAGGGCGACAGCCCGTCCATCACCCGCGACGTGTCCGGCGAGGGCGTGCAGCAGGCCCTGCTGAAGATCATCGAGGGCACCGAGGCCAACATCCCGCCCAAGGGGGGGCGCAAGCATCCCCAGCAGGAATTTATCCGCATGAACACGGGCAACATCCTGTTCATCGTGGGCGGGGCCTTCATTGGTCTGGAGAAGATCGTGCAGCAGCGGATGCAGGGTTCCGGCATGGGCTTCGGCGCCAAGGTCGAGGTCAAGCGCAAGGATCTGGCCGTGAGCGAACTGCTTTCCCAGGCCCAGCCCATGGACCTGATCAAGTTCGGCATGATCCCCGAGTTCGTGGGCCGCATCCCCGTGATGACCTCGCTCACCGAGCTGACCGAGGACGACCTCGTGCGCATCCTCACCGAGCCCAAGAACGCCCTGGTCAAGCAGTACCAGAAGCTCTTCGAACTGGACAAGGTGACCCTGCGCTTCTCGGACAACGCCCTGCGGGCCATCGCCCAGAAGGCCATCGAGCGCAAGACCGGCGCCCGGGGGCTGCGCAACGTCATGGAAACCATGATGCTCGACATCATGTACCAGTTGCCCTCGCTCAGCGGCGTGAAGGAGTGCGTGATCAACCGGTCCGTGGTGGAGAAGGGCGTGGATCCGCTGCTCATCTACCAGCAGGAAGTGAAGAGCGCCTGATCCGTTTCCCGCCTCGGATTTGACATCGGCCCCGGCGGCGTTACCTTGTGCACACGCCGGGCTCCCGCCGGGAGCCGATCCGCCGAACTGAACCGGAGGACCCCATGCCGGATTACGGATTCGAGGACCACGATTCCGCCCAACGCCTTCTGTTGCCCGTGATGTCGTTGCGGGAAGTGGTCATGTTCCCGCGTTCCATCGTGCCGCTGTTCGTGGGCCGCGAGGCCTCGATCAAGGCCATCGAGCGGGCCATTTCCGATTTCGATAAACGCATCTTTCTGGTCACCCAGCGCACCCCCGAGAAGGAGCGTCCGGCCCCCGAGGATCTCTACCGCGTGGGCACCATCAGCCGCATCCTCCAGATGCTGCGCCTGCCCGACGGGACCATCAAGGTTCTCTTTGAAGGCCTGTCCCGGGCATCCTGGGAGCCCGAGAGCCTGACCGAGGAGTCCGAGGCGCTCATGGCCCAGGTGGAGCGTCTGGAAGAGACCGGCATCCCCTCGACGGGGACCGAATCCGAGGCCCTGGTGCGGGCCGCGCACGAGTCCCTGGACCAGTACGGCAAGGTCAACAAGAAGCTGGCCGCCGAAACCATCCTGGCCATCACGGCGATCAAGGATCCGGGCAAGCTGGCCGACGCCATCATACCCCATCTCAAGGTGGACTTCGCCCGCAAGCAGGCGGTCTTGGAGATCCTCGACGGTCTGAAGCGCCTGGAGGCCGTTTACGGCCACATCCTCGGCGAGATCGAGATCGTGACCATTGAGAAGCGCGTCAAGGGGCGGGTCAAGAGCCAGATGGAGAAGAACCAGCGGGAGTACTACCTCAACGAGCAGATCAAGGCCATCCACAAGGAGATGGGCCGGGAGGAAGACCCACAGGCCGAGGCCGCCGAGTTGGAGAAGCAGCTCGAGGCCAAGATCATGCCCGAGGAGAGCCGGGAGCGGGTGCGCAAGGAGATCAAGAAGCTCCGCCAGATGCCCCAGAGTTCGGCCGAGTACACCGTGGTCCGCAATTACGTCGACTGCGTGCTGGAACTGCCCTGGGGAGAACTCAAGGACACCAAGATCGACATCGCCGAGGCGAGGCGCATCCTGGATGAGGACCACTACGGTCTGGAGAAGCCCAAGGAGCGCATCCTCGAATACATGGCCGTGCAGAGCCTGGTGGAGGCCATCAAGGGCCCCATTCTCTGCCTGGTGGGCCCTCCCGGCGTGGGCAAGACCTCCATCGCCCGCTCCATCGCCCGGGCCATGGATCGCGAGTTCGTGCGCCTGTCCCTGGGCGGCGTGCGCGACGAGGCCGAGATCCGCGGCCACCGGCGGACCTATGTGGGCGCGCTGCCGGGCAAGATCATCCAGTCGCTCAAGCGTTGCAAATTCAACAATCCCGTGCTCTGCCTCGATGAGGTGGACAAGATGAGCACGGACTTCCGGGGCGACCCCTCGGCGGCGTTGCTGGAAGTCCTGGACCCGGAGCAGAACGTCTCCTTCAACGACCATTACCTGGATCTGGATTACGACCTCTCCCGGGTCTTCTTCATCACCACGGCCAACACCCTGCATTCCATCCCGCTGCCCCTGCAGGACCGCATGGAGATCATCCGCCTGCCGGGCTACCTGGAGACCGAGAAGTTCAAGATCGCGGAGCAGTTCCTTCTGCCCAAGCAGCGTGAGCTGCACGGCCTCAAGGAAGGCAATCTGACCCTTTCGGAGAACGCCCTCACCGAGTTGGTGCGCCGCTATACGAAGGAGGCCGGGGTCCGCAACCTGGAGCGCAAGCTGGCGGCCGTGTGCCGCAAGGCGGCCATGAAGGTGGTCGAAGGCGGCGACCGGGACAAGACCGTGGGGGTCACGGTGCAGAACCTGGCCAACTTCCTGGGCGTGCCCGAGTTCCGCTACGGCGAGCGCGAGGATAAGGCCCAGGTGGGCGTGTGCAACGGCTTGGCCTGGACCCAACTGGGCGGCGAGATGCTCACCGTGGAGGTGGCCCTCATGCCCGGCGCGGGCAAGGTGGAGTTCACCGGCAAACTCGGGGACGTGATGCAGGAGTCGGCCAAGGCCGCCCTGTCCTACATCCGTTCGCGTTCGGACGTGTTCGGCCTTAAGCGCGATTTTCACAAGGACATCGACATCCATGTGCATGTGCCCGAGGGCGCCACGCCCAAGGACGGCCCCTCGGCGGGCATCACCCTGGCCACGACCATGGTTTCGGCCCTGCTGAACATTCCCGTCCGCAATGATCTGGCCATGACCGGCGAAATCACCCTGCGTGGCCGGGTTCTGCCCATCGGCGGTCTTCGCGAGAAGCTCCTCGCCGCTCATCGCGGCTTGCTCTCCACAGTGCTCATCCCGGCCGAGAACGAGAAGGATCTCAAGGAGGTTCCGGCCAGCATCCTCAAGGACCTGTCGGTCATCAAGGTTGAGAGCATGGACGAGGTGCTGGAACGGGCCCTGCTCTGCGAGGGCGGGGAGACCATCTTCTGCGGCCGGGACGCCCCGCCCGCGCCTCTGGCCAGCGGTCTGGTCAAGGAAGAGTACCAGCGGCCGCACTGAGTCGGGATATGAATGAAAAAGAGCCCCCGGCGCGTTATGCGCCGGGGGCTCTTTTTCATTCGTTCTTCGGGGGGGGCAGCGCTACTTGTTGCCCAGCTTGCCCATGAAGTTGTCGTTGATCCAGTGCTGGTCCCACCACTCCACGGGATTCACCGGCACTCCCGAAATGATCACGCCGAAGTGCAGGTGGTCGCCGCCGGCCATGCCCGTGGCCCCGGTGCGGCCGAGGGTGTGCCCCTTCTTGACGCTGTCGCCTTTTTGCACGTCGATCTGCGAGAGGTGGGCGTAGAGGGTCTGGAGGCCCATGCCGTGGTCCAGAACCACGGCGTTGCCGTAAATGCCGATGAAGCCGGTTTCGATCACCACGCCGTCGTTGGCGGCGGG
The genomic region above belongs to Desulfovibrio aminophilus DSM 12254 and contains:
- the lon gene encoding endopeptidase La, with the protein product MPDYGFEDHDSAQRLLLPVMSLREVVMFPRSIVPLFVGREASIKAIERAISDFDKRIFLVTQRTPEKERPAPEDLYRVGTISRILQMLRLPDGTIKVLFEGLSRASWEPESLTEESEALMAQVERLEETGIPSTGTESEALVRAAHESLDQYGKVNKKLAAETILAITAIKDPGKLADAIIPHLKVDFARKQAVLEILDGLKRLEAVYGHILGEIEIVTIEKRVKGRVKSQMEKNQREYYLNEQIKAIHKEMGREEDPQAEAAELEKQLEAKIMPEESRERVRKEIKKLRQMPQSSAEYTVVRNYVDCVLELPWGELKDTKIDIAEARRILDEDHYGLEKPKERILEYMAVQSLVEAIKGPILCLVGPPGVGKTSIARSIARAMDREFVRLSLGGVRDEAEIRGHRRTYVGALPGKIIQSLKRCKFNNPVLCLDEVDKMSTDFRGDPSAALLEVLDPEQNVSFNDHYLDLDYDLSRVFFITTANTLHSIPLPLQDRMEIIRLPGYLETEKFKIAEQFLLPKQRELHGLKEGNLTLSENALTELVRRYTKEAGVRNLERKLAAVCRKAAMKVVEGGDRDKTVGVTVQNLANFLGVPEFRYGEREDKAQVGVCNGLAWTQLGGEMLTVEVALMPGAGKVEFTGKLGDVMQESAKAALSYIRSRSDVFGLKRDFHKDIDIHVHVPEGATPKDGPSAGITLATTMVSALLNIPVRNDLAMTGEITLRGRVLPIGGLREKLLAAHRGLLSTVLIPAENEKDLKEVPASILKDLSVIKVESMDEVLERALLCEGGETIFCGRDAPPAPLASGLVKEEYQRPH